A genomic window from Pyricularia oryzae 70-15 chromosome 7, whole genome shotgun sequence includes:
- a CDS encoding pyridoxal-5'-phosphate-dependent protein beta subunit, with protein sequence MRPMFSKEDLSVQDLATGVQNANNNICKHVVRTPVIRLPWLDSEEREVWAKLECHQHTGSFKYRGAYNALSRTKTNKIITASAGNHALATAAAGRRLGKDVHLIAPITASELKVNRMMADAEVTLLGQDLHEATLMAISLAQKSAIQTADETETLYYVSPYDNVDVAAGAGTVMLEAEEDHGVFDTVVVPLGGGGLAAGVGAWCAHNSPRTNVVCTHPEIFGRKFAKSEPIASQLVSPTAVSYSDGLAVQLARETPFARILQETIRDVVQVTEAETAVAISIALRMQSLLIEGSAATTIAALLKPEAPETRHIKGRVLLLLTGGNIASSSLARSLVSEVSDAPLRQAIGLRNILPSVDRCGSTKLPVEDVGEQKLDASKEKASDSGDGARALADDTTSSLEQWQVFSDRLQAMIKATAEQMQEKDELSARLCLEQDPWCKDVYNELQQVLYRRAKEFEAAVKTPPSSCQESQVPKFWVMEERYRILLQQHSAVACLFDRASAANDQSLRDWFRDFDSQSATVCNYDRYGSSRLRATEQVLAKALALGDTSGTELLLTSSGMAAYQVVQHFLLQSIGDKGNFVLPPYVYFEGMEQLQAFDFVTVTHAPTFDAQDIIATAEAVDAKVVFLDAVANVVDLPATDVRDFCRTVAHRPGWGDRIVVMDGTTASGAMPVFDWMQGRHAPTLLYFESASKYLQFGMDLQMGGLVVYPSRLDAAMRTIRRNTGGVMYSRGLSLLPPLDRAAYQRRMAQLSRNAEVLRDGIAAAASDLVHVRFPSEWKRFGWRHGGALVTVRFLRDGLNNKDGLEACIDLVLAGAKAKGLAVTKGVSFGFSTTRISSASSMAKDSDPFLRLSVGVDLETRQDLLEVMVAAIRRYADTF encoded by the coding sequence ATGCGGCCCATGTTTTCAAAGGAGGACCTGAGCGTCCAAGACCTTGCCACCGGTGTCCAAAATGCCAACAACAACATATGCAAACACGTCGTCCGCACGCCGGTTATCAGACTACCATGGCTCGACTCTGAAGAACGTGAGGTGTGGGCCAAGCTCGAGTGCCACCAGCACACGGGCTCGTTCAAGTACCGCGGCGCATACAACGCTCTGAGCAGGACCAAGACCAACAAGATCATCACGGCCTCGGCCGGCAACCATGCCCTCGCCACGGCAGCGGCCGGTCGTCGGCTCGGCAAGGACGTGCACCTCATCGCGCCCATCACGGCCTCGGAGCTCAAAGTCAACCGCATGATGGCCGATGCCGAGGTCACCCTCCTGGGCCAGGACCTGCACGAGGCCACGCTCATGGCCATTTCTCTGGCCCAGAAGTCGGCCATTCAGACGGCAGACGAGACCGAAACCCTGTATTACGTGTCTCCGTATGACAACGTGGACGTAGCTGCCGGTGCAGGCACAGTCATGCtggaggcggaggaggacCACGGAGTCTTTGACACGGTCGTGGTGCCGCTGGGAGGAGGCGGCCTGGCCGCGGGTGTGGGAGCCTGGTGTGCTCACAACTCCCCCCGGACCAACGTGGTGTGCACGCACCCCGAGATCTTTGGCAGGAAGTTTGCCAAGAGCGAGCCCATAGCCAGCCAGCTGGTCAGCCCCACTGCAGTCTCGTACTCTGACGGCCTGGCAGTGCAACTGGCCAGAGAGACGCCCTTTGCGCGCATCCTGCAAGAGACCATCAGAGACGTTGTTCAGGTGACCGAGGCCGAGACGGCCGTCGCCATCTCGATTGCGCTACGCATGCAGTCGCTGCTGATCGAGGgctccgccgccaccacgatAGCCGCACTGCTCAAGCCTGAAGCGCCCGAGACGAGGCACATCAAGGGCCGCGTCCTCCTGCTCCTCACGGGCGGGAATATTGCTTCGAGCAGCCTGGCCAGGTCCCTCGTGTCCGAGGTTTCAGATGCACCCCTCCGGCAGGCCATTGGACTGCGGAACATCTTGCCGTCGGTAGATCGATGCGGGTCCACAAAGTTGCCAGTTGAGGACGTGGGAGAGCAGAAGCTGGATGCAAGTAAAGAAAAGGCTAGCGATAGCGGCGATGGAGCACGAGCTTTGGCCGATGACACGACAAGTAGTTTGGAACAGTGGCAGGTATTCTCAGACCGTCTGCAAGCCATGATAAAAGCAACCGCCGAGCAAATGCAGGAGAAAGACGAGCTCTCAGCGCGATTATGTTTGGAGCAAGATCCATGGTGCAAGGACGTCTACAACGAGCTACAACAAGTCCTCTACCGGCGAGCCAAGGAGTTTGAGGCGGCTGTCAAAACGCCCCCTTCGTCATGTCAAGAATCACAAGTGCCCAAATTCTGGGTTATGGAAGAACGCTACCGGATCCTCCTCCAGCAGCACTCGGCCGTGGCTTGCCTTTTTGACAGGGCCAGTGCTGCCAACGATCAGTCCCTGCGCGACTGGTTCCGTGATTTCGACAGCCAGAGCGCCACCGTGTGCAACTACGACCGCTACGGCTCCTCGAGGCTTCGCGCCACCGAGCAAGTCCTCGCCAAGGCCTTGGCCCTGGGCGACACTTCGGGAACCGAGCTGCTGCTCACCTCGAGCGGCATGGCCGCCTACCAAGTGGTGCAGCACTTTCTGCTGCAGAGCATCGGCGACAAGGGGAACTTTGTGCTCCCGCCGTACGTCTACTTTGAGGGCATGGAGCAGCTCCAGGCCTTTGACTTTGTCACCGTCACCCACGCCCCGACGTTTGACGCCCAAGACATCATCGCCACCGCCGAGGCCGTCGACGCAAAGGTCGTGTTCCTCGACGCCGTCGCCAACGTGGTCGACCTGCCGGCCACCGACGTCCGAGACTTTTGCCGCACGGTCGCGCACCGGCCCGGGTGGGGCGACCGCATCGTCGTGATGGACGGGACCACGGCGTCGGGCGCCATGCCCGTCTTTGACTGGATGCAGGGGAGACACGCGCCGACGCTCTTGTACTTTGAGAGCGCCAGCAAGTACCTCCAGTTCGGCATGGACCTGCAGATGGGCGGGCTGGTGGTGTACCCGAGCCGGCTGGACGCGGCGATGCGCACCATCCGCCGCAACACGGGGGGCGTCATGTACTCGCGCGGCCTGAGCCTGCTCCCGCCCCTCGACCGCGCCGCGTACCAGCGGCGCATGGCCCAGCTCAGCCGCAACGCCGAGGTCCTGCGCGACGGCATCGCCGCTGCGGCCTCGGACCTGGTCCACGTGCGGTTCCCCTCCGAGTGGAAGCGGTTCGGCTGGCGTCACGGCGGCGCGCTGGTGACCGTCCGGTTCCTGCGCGACGGGCTGAACAACAAGGACGGGCTCGAAGCCTGTATAGACTTGGTGCTCGCCggcgccaaggccaagggtCTGGCCGTCACCAAGGGCGTGAGCTTTGGGTTTTCCACCACCAGGATCTCGTCCGCGTCGTCCATGGCAAAGGACTCTGACCCCTTTCTCCGGCTGTcggtcggcgtcgacctgGAGACTCGGCAAGATTTGCTCGAGGTTATGGTGGCGGCCATACGGCGCTATGCTGATACTTTTTAG